A section of the Streptomyces sp. V3I8 genome encodes:
- a CDS encoding DUF5682 family protein: MPLSPDEAVAALTDPAAPYLIGVRHHAPSLAAAVPALLTAARPDVLLVELPDEMQEWLPWLGHEETRAPVALAAAPRDGGGGRGPAFYPFADFSPELAAVRWAARHDVPVVACDLPLADRAWGAARHAPGDPAPGAGDSAGTGAGAGAGADRSSAGLADALRTRLTGRTGDDLWDRLVETAAPGSPPEALRRAALLTGWALREDAAASGGVPELDLRREEWMRTRIATATANGERAAVVVGAFHAPALAPAASAASMASTVSTVSAASSDAGAQARLSAPGPADTGAPAWTTSLIPYTYPLLDERSGYPAGIRDPEWQHLVLRAAGDPAALEEALTRAAVRICAELRAQGHPSGPPDAREISRLAGDLARLRGLPAAGRGELVEAVQTVLAQGEPYGRGRAVARAMERVLVGARGGRPAPGAPRSGLAPAVEAELAELRLPGPDSTGSAARDLRLDPLRSGLDRRRELLLQRLTVCGVPYAQAEEVVGAGGTEALTSRWEVRWTPATAAMLTAAGVRGVTPAQAAEGLLRERRRVERDEGGSTAAQTLHGLRQAAECGLPALTDERLADVREVLPQTATLPELLTGLALLDRLRAGHVPGLDADDADGADRADKADNGDGGGGRTSTVTAVAELLTAAAVRQVDGLTGSEDRDDAHALLELAHRADPLGGIRLAGALARLAADGSPLMRGAAGAVRVLLGHEDPRALGDRIASWVDAAVTPEARSALTGRLAGVLTAAGPLLEAAAPALEPLLNRVAEMPDRHLLERLPALRGGFDALSPAARDRLLDTVEERLATTRLSDTGGVDPAALATWTGADLAARAALRTLGLLPPPQEGGPAPAEETARETAAARIPEEHVLAPADRWRLVLGRRTDRLPGRAAALATALDELYGSGRGEGSRGDLAGRGPRGTGGGREAPYPGVREWSEELAALFGPGVREEVLAAAASAGRKDVLAELDPDSVRPSVDLLRTVLRHAGGLPEARLAALRPLVRRLVEALTRELATRLRPALHGTTLPRPSRRPGGGLDLNRTLRANLATARRGPDGTVQVIPEHPVFRSRARRAADWRLILVTDVSGSMEASTVWAALTASVLAGVPTLSTHFLAFSTEVIDLSGHVDDPLSLLLEVSVGGGTHIAAGLRHARELVTVPSRTLVVVVSDFEEGYPIGGLLAEVRGLVGAGCHVLGCASLDDTGRPRYSTGVAGQLVAAGMPVAALSPLELARWVGEKVS; the protein is encoded by the coding sequence GTGCCCCTCTCCCCCGACGAAGCCGTGGCGGCCCTGACCGACCCCGCGGCGCCCTACCTCATCGGCGTACGGCACCACGCGCCGTCCCTGGCCGCGGCCGTGCCCGCGCTGCTGACCGCGGCCCGGCCGGACGTGCTGCTCGTCGAGCTCCCCGACGAGATGCAGGAGTGGCTGCCCTGGCTGGGCCACGAGGAGACGCGGGCCCCGGTCGCCCTCGCCGCCGCCCCCCGCGACGGGGGCGGCGGGCGGGGTCCGGCCTTCTACCCGTTCGCCGACTTCTCCCCCGAACTCGCCGCCGTGCGCTGGGCCGCCCGGCACGACGTGCCGGTCGTCGCGTGCGACCTGCCGCTCGCGGACCGGGCGTGGGGCGCCGCACGGCACGCTCCCGGGGACCCGGCCCCGGGCGCCGGTGACAGTGCCGGTACCGGTGCCGGTGCCGGTGCCGGTGCGGACCGGTCCTCCGCCGGGCTCGCCGACGCGCTGCGGACCCGGCTCACGGGGCGTACCGGTGACGACCTCTGGGACCGTCTGGTCGAGACCGCCGCGCCCGGCTCACCGCCCGAGGCGCTGCGGCGGGCCGCCCTCCTGACGGGCTGGGCGCTGCGCGAGGACGCGGCGGCCTCGGGCGGTGTGCCCGAGCTGGACCTGCGGCGCGAGGAGTGGATGCGGACCCGGATCGCCACCGCCACCGCGAACGGTGAACGCGCCGCCGTGGTCGTCGGCGCCTTCCACGCCCCGGCGCTGGCACCGGCGGCATCCGCGGCGTCCATGGCGTCCACGGTGTCCACGGTGTCGGCGGCGTCCTCGGACGCCGGTGCGCAGGCCCGGCTGTCCGCCCCCGGGCCTGCGGACACCGGCGCCCCGGCCTGGACGACGTCCCTCATCCCGTACACCTACCCGCTCCTCGACGAGCGGTCCGGCTATCCGGCGGGCATCCGGGACCCGGAGTGGCAGCACCTGGTCCTGCGCGCGGCGGGCGACCCGGCGGCCCTGGAGGAGGCCCTGACCCGGGCGGCCGTGCGGATCTGCGCCGAACTGCGCGCCCAGGGCCACCCCTCGGGTCCTCCCGACGCCCGGGAGATCAGCCGGCTCGCGGGAGACCTCGCCAGGTTGCGCGGACTGCCCGCGGCCGGCCGGGGCGAACTGGTGGAGGCGGTGCAGACCGTCCTCGCGCAGGGTGAGCCGTACGGGCGCGGCCGGGCCGTCGCACGGGCGATGGAACGGGTGCTCGTGGGGGCGCGTGGCGGCCGCCCGGCACCCGGCGCGCCCCGCAGCGGACTCGCTCCGGCGGTGGAGGCCGAGCTGGCGGAGCTGCGGCTCCCCGGGCCCGACAGCACCGGCTCCGCCGCCCGGGACCTGCGGCTGGATCCGCTGCGCTCCGGCCTGGACCGGCGCCGTGAGCTCCTGCTGCAGCGCCTGACCGTGTGCGGTGTGCCGTACGCGCAGGCCGAGGAGGTGGTCGGCGCCGGCGGCACCGAGGCCCTGACCTCACGCTGGGAGGTGCGCTGGACGCCCGCCACGGCGGCCATGCTGACCGCGGCCGGTGTCCGCGGAGTCACCCCCGCGCAGGCCGCCGAGGGTCTGCTGCGTGAACGCCGGCGCGTGGAGCGGGACGAGGGCGGGTCCACGGCCGCGCAGACCCTGCACGGCCTCCGGCAGGCGGCCGAGTGCGGCCTGCCCGCGCTCACCGACGAACGCCTCGCCGACGTCCGCGAGGTCCTGCCGCAGACCGCCACTCTGCCCGAACTCCTCACCGGACTGGCCCTGCTGGACCGGCTGCGGGCGGGCCACGTACCAGGCCTCGACGCCGACGACGCCGACGGAGCCGACAGAGCCGACAAGGCCGACAACGGGGACGGGGGTGGGGGACGTACCTCCACGGTGACCGCCGTGGCCGAGCTGTTGACCGCCGCGGCGGTGCGGCAGGTGGACGGGCTCACGGGTTCCGAGGACCGCGACGACGCGCACGCCCTGCTCGAACTCGCCCACCGGGCCGACCCCTTGGGCGGCATACGGCTCGCCGGCGCACTCGCCCGGCTGGCCGCCGACGGCTCCCCGCTGATGCGCGGCGCCGCCGGAGCCGTACGCGTACTCCTCGGCCACGAAGACCCTCGCGCGCTGGGCGACCGCATCGCGTCGTGGGTCGACGCAGCCGTCACCCCCGAGGCCAGGTCCGCCCTCACCGGTCGTCTCGCGGGAGTGCTGACCGCCGCGGGCCCGTTGCTGGAGGCGGCGGCTCCCGCTCTGGAGCCGTTGCTCAACCGCGTGGCCGAGATGCCCGACCGGCACCTGCTCGAACGGCTGCCCGCGCTCCGGGGCGGTTTCGACGCCCTCAGTCCCGCGGCCCGCGACCGGCTCCTCGACACCGTCGAGGAGCGCCTCGCCACCACACGCCTGAGCGACACCGGCGGCGTCGATCCCGCCGCGCTCGCCACCTGGACCGGCGCCGACCTCGCGGCCCGGGCCGCCCTGCGCACGCTGGGCCTGCTGCCTCCGCCGCAGGAGGGCGGCCCCGCGCCCGCGGAGGAGACCGCGCGCGAAACCGCCGCCGCGCGGATCCCCGAGGAGCACGTCCTCGCGCCCGCCGACCGCTGGCGGCTCGTCCTCGGCCGTCGTACGGACCGACTGCCCGGCCGGGCAGCGGCGTTGGCGACCGCGCTGGACGAGCTGTACGGCAGTGGACGCGGCGAGGGCAGCAGGGGCGACCTGGCCGGGCGGGGCCCGCGCGGTACGGGCGGCGGCCGTGAGGCTCCGTACCCCGGGGTGCGTGAATGGTCCGAGGAACTGGCCGCCCTGTTCGGGCCCGGTGTCCGGGAGGAGGTACTGGCGGCAGCCGCCTCGGCGGGCCGCAAGGACGTGCTCGCCGAGCTGGACCCGGACAGCGTGCGGCCCTCCGTCGACCTGCTGCGCACGGTGCTCCGGCACGCGGGAGGGCTGCCCGAGGCACGGCTCGCCGCCCTGCGTCCGCTGGTCCGCCGACTGGTCGAGGCGCTGACCCGGGAACTGGCCACGCGCCTGCGTCCCGCGCTGCACGGCACGACCCTGCCGCGCCCGAGCCGGCGCCCCGGCGGCGGTCTCGACCTGAACCGCACGCTGCGCGCCAACCTCGCGACCGCGCGCCGCGGCCCGGACGGCACCGTCCAGGTGATTCCGGAGCACCCCGTCTTCCGTTCGCGCGCCAGACGCGCCGCGGACTGGCGGCTGATCCTGGTCACCGACGTGTCGGGCTCCATGGAGGCCTCCACGGTCTGGGCCGCCCTGACGGCCTCGGTCCTCGCCGGGGTCCCGACCCTGTCCACGCACTTCCTGGCCTTCTCCACGGAGGTCATCGACCTCAGCGGTCATGTCGACGACCCGTTGTCGCTGCTGCTCGAGGTCAGTGTGGGCGGCGGCACCCACATCGCCGCGGGACTGCGGCACGCCCGTGAGCTCGTCACCGTGCCGTCCCGCACCCTCGTCGTGGTCGTCAGCGACTTCGAGGAGGGCTACCCCATCGGTGGCCTGCTCGCCGAGGTCCGCGGCCTTGTCGGGGCGGGCTGCCACGTGCTCGGCTGCGCGAGCCTGGACGACACCGGCCGCCCCCGGTACTCGACCGGCGTCGCCGGACAACTCGTCGCCGCGGGCATGCCCGTCGCCGCCCTCAGCCCTCTCGAACTCGCCCGCTGGGTAGGAGAGAAAGTCTCATGA
- a CDS encoding AAA family ATPase, protein MTTTTPAPAAGRQITPPEDLHATELAFLAAYDDGPRPPAWRLTPRAVVTFVMGSDGRALRLPDGAEVPEGVPRRLVVGGKFVGDRALVERCVVTLAGERGLLLVGEPGTAKSMLSELLSAAVCGTSGLVVQGTAGTTEDQLKYGWNYALLLAQGPSRQALVPSPVLTAMTRGAVARVEEVTRCLPEVQDALVSLLSERRIAVPELAGGEDALAHAAPGFCLIATANLRDKGVSEMSAALKRRFNFETVGPITDLDAETALVRGQARAAVERSGAAFQVDDAVLEALVTAFRDLREGRSAEGWEVERPSTVMSTAEAVSVAGALGLAAAYFPGDRDVLGLLPGHLLGVVRKDDPADAARLRGYWDGPVRRRAEQGSATWRTLWDLRTVLED, encoded by the coding sequence ATGACCACCACCACCCCGGCCCCCGCCGCGGGCCGCCAGATCACCCCGCCCGAGGATCTGCACGCCACCGAGCTGGCCTTCCTCGCCGCGTACGACGACGGGCCGCGCCCTCCGGCGTGGCGGCTCACCCCGCGCGCCGTCGTCACGTTCGTCATGGGCAGTGACGGGCGGGCCCTGCGGCTGCCCGACGGCGCGGAGGTGCCCGAGGGCGTGCCGCGGCGCCTCGTCGTCGGGGGCAAGTTCGTCGGTGACCGCGCCCTGGTCGAGCGGTGCGTCGTCACGCTCGCCGGTGAGCGCGGGCTGCTGCTCGTCGGCGAGCCCGGCACCGCCAAGTCCATGCTGTCCGAGCTGCTGTCCGCCGCCGTCTGCGGCACCAGCGGTCTGGTCGTCCAGGGCACCGCGGGCACGACGGAGGACCAGCTGAAGTACGGCTGGAACTACGCCCTGCTGCTGGCCCAGGGACCGAGCCGGCAGGCCCTCGTGCCCTCGCCCGTGCTGACCGCCATGACCCGCGGGGCCGTCGCCCGGGTGGAGGAGGTCACCCGCTGCCTGCCCGAGGTCCAGGACGCCCTGGTGTCGCTGCTCTCCGAGCGCCGCATCGCCGTACCGGAACTGGCGGGCGGCGAGGACGCGCTGGCCCACGCGGCGCCCGGGTTCTGCCTCATCGCGACCGCCAACCTCCGCGACAAGGGGGTCTCCGAGATGTCGGCCGCCCTCAAGCGCCGGTTCAACTTCGAGACCGTCGGCCCCATCACGGACCTCGACGCCGAGACCGCGCTCGTACGCGGTCAGGCCCGCGCCGCGGTCGAGCGGTCCGGAGCGGCCTTCCAGGTCGACGACGCCGTGCTGGAAGCCCTCGTCACCGCCTTCCGGGACCTGCGGGAGGGCCGGTCCGCGGAGGGCTGGGAGGTCGAGCGGCCCTCCACCGTGATGAGCACCGCGGAGGCGGTGTCCGTGGCGGGCGCGCTGGGGCTCGCCGCCGCCTACTTCCCCGGCGACCGTGACGTGCTCGGCCTGCTGCCGGGACATCTGCTGGGCGTGGTCCGCAAGGACGACCCCGCGGACGCGGCGCGGCTGCGCGGCTACTGGGACGGCCCTGTCAGGCGCCGCGCCGAACAGGGTTCCGCCACCTGGCGCACCCTGTGGGACCTGCGCACCGTCCTGGAGGACTGA
- a CDS encoding DUF4132 domain-containing protein has translation MGWVTAGDYEVGLDGGKVVCRNAAGRRLKSVPAKLADDPAVVGLRQLAEWLERHERQCLADVEKWMVRSLPVPFAVLARVWPDPAWQSALRDLVVTGPDDEVAGFLRDADLDRGLGLVDLDGDSVRITPELVRLPHPVLLDDLEELREFAVELGVGQRAQQLFREVWRRPAAVDAEATSVEDHAGGAFRQLRFLQGRATQLGYRVRGGNAVCPVREDSRGIEARVWIGDHEGYEETETGPLMWTDGAGRVLTLGQVGPVAWSEGMRMAASLFAGRDIEDEEQAA, from the coding sequence ATGGGGTGGGTCACGGCCGGTGATTACGAGGTCGGTCTCGACGGCGGGAAAGTGGTGTGCCGCAACGCCGCGGGGCGGCGGTTGAAGTCCGTGCCCGCCAAACTCGCGGACGATCCGGCGGTCGTCGGACTGCGGCAGCTCGCCGAGTGGCTGGAACGGCACGAGCGCCAGTGTCTCGCCGACGTCGAGAAGTGGATGGTGCGCTCGCTCCCGGTGCCCTTCGCCGTCCTCGCCCGGGTGTGGCCGGATCCCGCCTGGCAGAGCGCCCTGCGCGACCTCGTCGTCACCGGTCCGGACGACGAGGTGGCCGGATTCCTCCGGGACGCCGACCTCGACCGCGGACTCGGTCTGGTCGACCTCGACGGGGACAGTGTGCGCATCACCCCCGAGCTCGTCCGCCTTCCGCACCCCGTCCTCCTCGACGACCTGGAGGAACTGCGGGAGTTCGCCGTCGAGCTCGGCGTCGGACAGCGGGCCCAGCAGCTCTTCCGCGAGGTGTGGCGGCGCCCCGCCGCCGTCGACGCGGAGGCCACCTCCGTGGAGGACCACGCGGGCGGCGCGTTCAGGCAACTGCGCTTCCTGCAGGGCCGCGCCACCCAGCTCGGCTACCGCGTGCGCGGCGGCAACGCCGTCTGTCCCGTGCGGGAGGACTCGCGCGGCATCGAGGCCCGGGTCTGGATCGGCGACCACGAGGGCTACGAGGAGACCGAGACGGGTCCCCTCATGTGGACCGACGGCGCGGGCCGGGTCCTGACGCTCGGTCAGGTGGGGCCCGTGGCCTGGTCGGAGGGCATGCGCATGGCGGCTTCCCTGTTCGCCGGGCGTGACATCGAGGACGAGGAGCAGGCGGCATGA
- a CDS encoding TetR/AcrR family transcriptional regulator: MSDDGQDAGAGPRPRRADARRNKEVLLESAAAVFVASGVEAPIRDIAAEAGVGTATIYRHFPTRADLIVAVYRHQVEALAEAGPSLLATCDDPYTALGRWIDLFVDFVVTKQGLASVLQSDDPCFDPLHSYFLERLVPVCDELLTAAAGAGLIRPGMDAYELMRGVGGLCAGAGRNIPYDARRLVGILVAGLRLTG, from the coding sequence GTGAGCGACGACGGACAGGACGCGGGCGCCGGGCCCCGGCCCAGGAGAGCCGACGCCCGGCGCAACAAGGAGGTTCTGCTCGAATCGGCCGCCGCGGTCTTCGTCGCGTCCGGCGTGGAGGCGCCGATCCGCGACATCGCCGCCGAGGCCGGCGTCGGGACGGCCACGATCTACCGCCACTTCCCCACGCGCGCGGACCTCATCGTCGCCGTCTACCGCCACCAGGTGGAGGCCCTGGCCGAGGCCGGCCCCTCCTTGCTGGCGACCTGCGACGACCCGTACACCGCACTCGGGCGGTGGATCGACCTCTTCGTCGATTTCGTGGTCACCAAGCAGGGACTGGCTTCCGTGCTGCAGTCCGACGACCCCTGCTTCGATCCCCTGCACTCCTACTTCCTGGAGCGACTCGTGCCCGTGTGCGACGAGTTGCTGACCGCGGCGGCCGGTGCGGGGCTGATCCGGCCCGGCATGGACGCGTACGAACTCATGCGCGGCGTCGGTGGCCTCTGCGCGGGCGCGGGCAGGAACATCCCCTACGACGCGCGCCGGCTGGTGGGGATTCTCGTCGCCGGGCTGCGCCTCACCGGCTGA
- a CDS encoding chlorophyllase, translating into MTEPAPTPLSAPAPTPVVSVKPVVLEAPGRGEDLRVRVSAPVTGTGLPIVVLSHGFGSSFDGYGPLADFWAAHGFVVIQPTHLDSRTVGLAQDDPRTPRLWRFRVEDMKCVLDGLDVLEAAVPGLVGRADRSRIAAAGHSFGGQTAGNLLGLRVLDPVSGREEDLSDARIKAGVLLATAGKGGADLTPFAAEHFPFMNPDFGHMTTPALVVAGDRDDSPLSVRGPEWLADPYFLSPGGKSLLTLFGAEHSLGGIAGYEARETTDENPERVALVQRVTLAYLRDALGVEATGWAAVREELAHGASESGRIESR; encoded by the coding sequence ATGACCGAACCCGCCCCTACCCCCCTGTCCGCCCCCGCACCCACCCCCGTCGTCTCCGTGAAGCCGGTGGTGCTGGAAGCGCCGGGCCGTGGCGAGGACCTGCGTGTGCGGGTCTCCGCGCCGGTGACCGGGACCGGGCTGCCGATCGTCGTCCTCTCGCACGGCTTCGGCTCGTCGTTCGACGGCTACGGCCCCCTGGCCGACTTCTGGGCGGCGCACGGTTTCGTGGTGATCCAACCCACCCACCTCGACTCCAGGACGGTGGGCCTCGCACAGGACGATCCGCGCACACCGCGCCTCTGGCGGTTCCGGGTCGAGGACATGAAGTGCGTCCTCGACGGGCTGGACGTACTGGAAGCGGCCGTACCCGGTCTCGTCGGCCGCGCCGACCGGAGCCGTATCGCCGCGGCGGGCCATTCCTTCGGCGGCCAGACGGCGGGCAACCTGCTGGGCCTGCGGGTCCTGGATCCGGTGAGCGGGCGGGAGGAGGACCTGTCCGACGCGCGGATCAAGGCGGGTGTGCTGCTCGCCACGGCCGGGAAGGGCGGTGCCGACCTGACGCCGTTCGCCGCCGAGCACTTCCCGTTCATGAACCCGGACTTCGGGCACATGACCACGCCGGCCCTCGTCGTCGCCGGGGACCGGGACGACTCCCCGCTGTCCGTCAGGGGGCCGGAGTGGCTCGCCGACCCGTACTTCCTGAGCCCGGGCGGCAAGAGCCTGCTCACCCTGTTCGGGGCGGAGCACTCGCTCGGCGGCATCGCCGGGTACGAGGCCCGGGAGACGACGGACGAGAACCCGGAGCGCGTCGCCCTGGTCCAGCGGGTCACGCTGGCCTACCTCCGCGACGCGCTCGGCGTCGAGGCGACCGGCTGGGCGGCGGTGCGCGAGGAACTTGCTCACGGGGCTTCGGAGTCGGGCCGGATCGAGTCCAGGTAG
- a CDS encoding MerR family transcriptional regulator encodes MRIGELAERAGVSVRSLRYYEEQGLLHSTRSASGQRHYTDDEIERVSFIQRLYAAGLSSRTIVELLPCVDTPSEENSDAALDRMAEERDRLTAHIEDLVRTRDALEGLMATNRAHREELRTPGALHAGAPA; translated from the coding sequence ATGCGCATCGGAGAGCTCGCCGAACGGGCCGGGGTCAGCGTCCGGTCGCTGCGCTACTACGAGGAACAGGGGCTGCTGCACAGCACCCGCAGCGCCAGTGGGCAGCGGCACTACACGGACGACGAGATCGAGCGCGTCTCCTTCATCCAGCGCCTCTACGCGGCCGGCCTGTCCAGCAGGACCATCGTCGAGCTGCTTCCCTGCGTCGACACCCCCAGCGAGGAGAACTCCGACGCCGCCCTCGACCGCATGGCCGAGGAACGCGACCGGCTCACCGCGCACATCGAGGACCTCGTCCGGACCCGCGACGCCCTCGAAGGACTGATGGCCACGAACCGGGCGCACCGCGAAGAGCTGCGGACCCCCGGCGCACTCCACGCGGGCGCACCCGCCTGA
- a CDS encoding alkene reductase — protein MTNLFQPHRLGDLTLPNRVVMAPMSRVRAAAGGLATPSMATYYAQRATAGLIVTEGVQPSLIGQSNPGTPGLHTDEQQAAWQPVTDAVHANGGRIFAQIMHGGRVSHPDTTGLQPVGPSAVPAVGEVFTPTGPQAAPVPRALETSEVPEQARSYAAAARRAVDAGFDGVELHGANGYLISQFLSSDANLRTDGYGGSVARRIRFAVEAVAATVDAVGAARTGIRLSPGGTFWGVHETEVTELYTALLGELARLEVAYVHLEATTDEEVLVALRRAWPGTLVMNPVLPMGPKQAGRSDADHWLGLGADLISFGRAFIANPDLVERLRTGVPVAPVDEATYYQGGDAGYLTYAAYQYSA, from the coding sequence GTGACGAACCTGTTCCAGCCCCATCGGCTCGGCGACCTGACACTGCCCAACCGTGTGGTGATGGCCCCCATGTCCCGCGTACGGGCCGCTGCCGGCGGCCTGGCCACGCCGTCGATGGCGACCTACTACGCCCAGCGCGCGACCGCCGGGCTCATCGTGACGGAGGGCGTTCAGCCGAGCCTGATCGGGCAGTCCAACCCCGGCACGCCCGGCCTGCACACCGACGAGCAGCAGGCCGCCTGGCAGCCGGTGACGGACGCCGTGCACGCCAACGGCGGGCGGATCTTCGCCCAGATCATGCACGGCGGACGCGTCTCGCACCCCGACACCACCGGCCTGCAGCCGGTCGGCCCGTCGGCCGTCCCGGCCGTCGGCGAGGTGTTCACGCCGACCGGACCGCAGGCCGCCCCCGTGCCCCGTGCGCTCGAGACCTCCGAGGTGCCGGAGCAGGCCCGCTCGTACGCCGCGGCGGCGCGGCGGGCGGTGGACGCCGGCTTCGACGGCGTGGAACTGCACGGCGCCAACGGCTACTTGATCTCACAGTTCCTGTCGTCCGACGCCAACCTGCGCACGGACGGGTACGGAGGTTCGGTGGCCCGCCGGATCAGGTTCGCCGTCGAGGCGGTCGCCGCGACCGTCGACGCCGTGGGCGCGGCGCGCACGGGCATCCGGCTCTCGCCGGGCGGAACCTTCTGGGGAGTGCACGAGACGGAGGTCACGGAGCTGTACACCGCCCTGCTGGGCGAGTTGGCGCGCCTCGAGGTGGCGTACGTGCACCTGGAGGCGACCACGGACGAAGAGGTGCTGGTGGCGCTGCGCCGCGCCTGGCCGGGCACCCTCGTCATGAACCCGGTCCTGCCCATGGGACCCAAGCAGGCCGGCCGGTCCGACGCCGACCACTGGCTCGGCCTGGGCGCGGACCTCATCAGCTTCGGCCGCGCCTTCATCGCCAACCCCGACCTGGTGGAGCGCCTGCGCACAGGTGTCCCGGTCGCCCCCGTCGACGAGGCGACCTACTACCAGGGCGGCGACGCGGGTTACCTGACCTACGCGGCGTACCAGTACAGCGCCTGA
- a CDS encoding SRPBCC family protein, translating into MSASLVETVDIQAPVSVTWALWSDVTRWPSFLSHVRLVEPLDERRFAWQLTVPGADKNFVAELVEVVPEERIAWRTTEGVHHAGVVTFHRLSDTSSRVTLQIEYDPKGFVEHLGALTNLDSALANYDLGEFQKLAETAAAG; encoded by the coding sequence GTGTCCGCATCCCTGGTGGAGACCGTCGACATCCAGGCCCCCGTGTCCGTCACGTGGGCCCTGTGGAGCGATGTGACGAGGTGGCCGTCCTTCCTCAGTCACGTACGTCTGGTCGAGCCCCTGGACGAACGCCGTTTCGCCTGGCAGTTGACCGTGCCCGGTGCCGACAAGAACTTCGTCGCCGAACTCGTCGAGGTCGTTCCCGAGGAGCGGATCGCCTGGCGCACCACCGAAGGCGTGCATCATGCGGGAGTGGTCACGTTCCACCGCCTGAGCGACACCTCGAGCCGCGTCACCCTGCAGATCGAGTACGACCCGAAGGGGTTCGTCGAGCACCTCGGCGCCCTGACCAACCTGGACTCGGCACTCGCCAACTACGACCTCGGCGAGTTCCAGAAGCTCGCCGAGACCGCTGCCGCGGGCTGA
- a CDS encoding DUF6328 family protein — protein MAVTDPAAPARRTGSGPHATEGSARPEDARAPRQEHRGAGGEPEDPEGPRERMNRRWNELLQETRVAQTGVQILFGFLLSVAFTPGFRDLGTIDRTIYVTTVVLGAAATGSLIAPVSIHRFLAGQRMKGELVEAAHRLMMCGMVLLALTIGSTLLLILRVVLPGILAEVLVAGVMLYFALCWYALPLWLRHRASRDETA, from the coding sequence ATGGCCGTGACGGACCCAGCCGCGCCGGCGAGGCGGACCGGGAGCGGGCCGCACGCGACCGAAGGTTCCGCACGGCCGGAGGACGCTCGCGCCCCTCGGCAGGAGCACCGGGGCGCCGGCGGGGAACCGGAGGATCCGGAGGGGCCGAGAGAGCGGATGAACCGCCGCTGGAACGAACTCCTGCAGGAGACCCGCGTCGCGCAGACGGGCGTGCAGATCCTCTTCGGCTTCCTGCTCAGTGTGGCCTTCACCCCGGGCTTCCGGGACCTGGGAACCATCGACCGCACCATCTACGTGACCACCGTCGTCCTGGGTGCGGCGGCCACCGGCTCCCTCATAGCCCCGGTCTCCATCCACCGCTTCCTGGCGGGTCAGCGCATGAAGGGAGAGCTGGTCGAGGCGGCCCACCGGCTGATGATGTGCGGCATGGTCCTGCTGGCCCTCACCATCGGCTCGACCCTGCTGCTCATCCTGCGTGTGGTCCTGCCGGGCATCCTCGCGGAGGTCCTCGTCGCCGGCGTGATGCTGTACTTCGCCCTGTGCTGGTACGCCCTGCCCCTGTGGCTGCGGCACCGGGCGTCCCGCGACGAAACCGCCTGA
- a CDS encoding SRPBCC family protein, with the protein MPRTFTVARSILVEASPSSVYEQISRPARMGRWSPENLGATVADGDGDGPARVGLVFEGHNKRGRYRWTTRCTVTAADPGSRFAFRVHAIGLRRPRLRAPIATWEYRFAPEGTGTRVTETWTDDRRSWPAFVAAAFDYVATGGKTFAAFQVGNIDRTLRNLKRELEAPAAG; encoded by the coding sequence GTGCCCCGCACGTTCACCGTCGCCCGCAGCATCCTGGTCGAGGCGTCGCCGTCATCGGTGTACGAGCAGATCAGCCGGCCCGCCCGGATGGGCCGCTGGAGTCCCGAGAACCTCGGCGCGACCGTCGCCGACGGGGACGGTGACGGACCGGCCCGCGTCGGCCTGGTCTTCGAGGGGCACAACAAGCGCGGCCGCTACCGCTGGACCACCCGCTGCACGGTGACCGCGGCCGATCCCGGCAGCCGCTTCGCGTTCCGCGTCCACGCGATCGGCCTCAGGCGGCCGCGCCTCAGGGCGCCGATCGCCACATGGGAGTACCGCTTCGCACCGGAGGGCACCGGCACCCGGGTGACGGAGACCTGGACGGACGACCGCCGCTCCTGGCCGGCTTTCGTGGCCGCTGCCTTCGACTACGTGGCCACGGGCGGCAAGACCTTCGCCGCCTTCCAGGTGGGCAACATCGACAGGACCCTGCGCAACCTCAAGCGGGAACTCGAGGCCCCGGCCGCCGGTTGA
- a CDS encoding GNAT family N-acetyltransferase: MNGSITGGGAAGVDGSVSVRRAVARDARRLTRLVRGSRAYEGPYAAMVADYRVGPDYIESHRVFVAADGRDGHVLGFYSLVLAPPELDLLFVADPAQGRGVGRLLVAHMRSEARAAGLDRVRVVSHPPAEGFYLGVGAVHVGTAAATPPAVVWDRPELEFRIPAHTAPGAA; the protein is encoded by the coding sequence ATGAACGGGAGCATCACAGGCGGGGGTGCCGCCGGCGTGGACGGATCGGTCTCGGTCCGGCGGGCCGTCGCACGGGACGCCAGACGGCTCACGCGGCTCGTGCGCGGCTCACGGGCCTACGAGGGGCCGTACGCGGCCATGGTCGCGGACTACCGGGTGGGGCCGGACTACATCGAGAGCCACCGGGTCTTCGTGGCCGCGGACGGGCGCGACGGGCACGTCCTCGGCTTCTACTCGCTCGTCCTCGCTCCGCCGGAGCTGGACCTGCTGTTCGTCGCCGACCCGGCGCAGGGGCGCGGAGTGGGACGGCTGCTCGTCGCGCACATGCGGTCCGAGGCCCGCGCCGCCGGGCTCGACCGCGTACGCGTGGTGTCACATCCCCCCGCCGAGGGCTTCTACCTCGGTGTGGGTGCGGTGCACGTCGGGACCGCGGCCGCGACGCCTCCCGCCGTGGTGTGGGACCGGCCGGAGCTGGAGTTCCGCATCCCCGCGCACACGGCTCCCGGGGCGGCCTGA